In Embleya scabrispora, the DNA window CAACACGATCGGGTGACCGTAGGTGCGGCCGTCGCCCTGGACGCCGACCGAGCGCACGTCGGCGAGCAGCACCACGGGGCACTGCCAGATCTCCCGGTCGAGCCCGGCCCGGGACAACTCCTCGCGGGCGATCGCGTCCGCCTCGCGCAGGATCTCCAGCCGGTCGGCGGTGACCTCGCCGATGATCCGAATCCCCAGGCCGGGGCCCGGGAACGGCTGCCGCCAGACGATCTCGGACGGCAGGCCCAACTGCTCGCCGACCGCGCGCACCTCGTCCTTGAACAACTTGCGCAGCGGCTCGATCAGCTTGAACTGGAGGTCTTCCGGCAGCCCGCCGACGTTGTGGTGCGACTTGATGTTCGCGGTGCCGGTGCCGCCGCCGGACTCGACCACATCCGGGTAGAGCGTGCCCTGGACCAGGAACTCGACCTCCTCGCCGTGCGCGCCCGCCTCGGCGACCACCTCGGCGGCGGCCTGCTCGAAGACCCGGATGAACTCGCGCCCGATGATCTTCCGCTTCTCCTCGGGGTCGGTCACCCCGGCGAGCGCGGTCAGGAAGCGCTCCTGGGCGTTCACCACCTTGAGCGAGACCCCGGTGGCCGCGACGTAGTCCCGCTCGACCTGCTCGGGCTCGCCCTTGCGCAGCAGGCCGTGGTCGACGAACACGCAGGTGAGCTTGTCGCCCACGGCGCGCTGGACCAGGGCCGCGGCGACCGCGGAGTCGACCCCGCCGGACAGGCCGCAGATCACGTGCTTGTCGCCGACCCGCTCGCGGATCAGCTCGACCTGCTCCTCGACGATGTTGACCATCGTCCAGTTCGCCTTGAGCTTCGCGCCCGCCTTGAGGAAGCGCTCCAGGATCGCCTGGCCGTGCTCGCTGTGCATCACCTCGGGGTGGTACTGCACGCCGTACAGCCGCGCCTCGTCGTTCTCGATCGCGGCGACCGGCGCACCCGCGCTGGTCGCGGTGACCGTGAAGCCGGCCGGCGCGGCGGAGACCGAGTCGCCGTGCGACATCCACACCGACAGGTCGGTGGGCAGCCCGTCGAACAGGGTGCTCCGCGGGCCGGTCACGGCCAGCGGGGTGGCGCCGAACTCGGCGAGACCGGTCTTCTCGACCACCCCGCCCAGGGTCTGCGCCATGGCCTGGAAGCCGTAGCAGATGCCGAGCACCGGAACGCCGGCCGTGAACAGCGCCGGGTCGATGCTGGGCGCCTCGTCCGCGTACACCGAGGAGGGGCCGCCGGACAGGATGATCGCGGCCGGGCGCTTGGCGAGCATCTCCGGCACGGGCATGCTGTGCGGCACGATCTCGCTGTATACGTGCGCCTCGCGCACCCGGCGGGCGATGAGCTGGGCGTACTGGGCGCCGAAGTCGACGACGAGGACGGTTTCGGTGCCGCCTCCGTCCGGGCTGGCAAAGGTCACGAGGGGCCTTCCGGCGAAGCGAAAAAGGGGTGTACGCCGATTCTACCGGCGTCGCGCGGGTGACCCCGGCTGGTGCCCGCTCCCGCCGGCGCGGCATACTGCCGCCATGTCCTCGTTCGGCGTGACGCGCAGCTTTA includes these proteins:
- the guaA gene encoding glutamine-hydrolyzing GMP synthase, whose translation is MTFASPDGGGTETVLVVDFGAQYAQLIARRVREAHVYSEIVPHSMPVPEMLAKRPAAIILSGGPSSVYADEAPSIDPALFTAGVPVLGICYGFQAMAQTLGGVVEKTGLAEFGATPLAVTGPRSTLFDGLPTDLSVWMSHGDSVSAAPAGFTVTATSAGAPVAAIENDEARLYGVQYHPEVMHSEHGQAILERFLKAGAKLKANWTMVNIVEEQVELIRERVGDKHVICGLSGGVDSAVAAALVQRAVGDKLTCVFVDHGLLRKGEPEQVERDYVAATGVSLKVVNAQERFLTALAGVTDPEEKRKIIGREFIRVFEQAAAEVVAEAGAHGEEVEFLVQGTLYPDVVESGGGTGTANIKSHHNVGGLPEDLQFKLIEPLRKLFKDEVRAVGEQLGLPSEIVWRQPFPGPGLGIRIIGEVTADRLEILREADAIAREELSRAGLDREIWQCPVVLLADVRSVGVQGDGRTYGHPIVLRPVSSEDAMTADWSRLPYDLLARISNRITNEVREINRVTLDVTSKPPGTIEWE